From a single Micromonospora pallida genomic region:
- a CDS encoding metallophosphoesterase family protein, whose protein sequence is MTEKHVGDAPVDDSTSLTRRNVLTLAGGAAVAAGVVGAAGVAVPAAAAPGAAGSDDAPAPRLGGRPLLCEPYLLDPQSSGVHVVWHTEEHGTTQVVLVGSAVAALDDQSVLDAATGSRAAGSGWRRVVAETTRLSRTREDASSAVPDRKYSAVLDRPVYRHLARVTGLRAGERTPYRVVSVDHLGRATVTAAYSLAPAVPRRKPVRLLLTSDHQLKTMTPANLEKVAETAGVRLDGVLVAGDLVNVPDRASEWFDSTTGLAFFAGLTGRAERTIAGRTYRGAPLIQHSPIYPAIGNHEVMGRWSDTAGLDSQFNDPQPIEVARRRWQETRPAGIDEQTWLAQQSWDVTTYEEMFPYPRSAEGGPRWWSRTIGDVHLITLFATQIWRSGAANTRGKFSEAPADLADESKWGYGQFIFEPVRKGSRQYRWLERELASSTARQAKYRVVMYHHPGHGLGDNSAPPFTDPVQTITRDPATGAVTGVSYRYPLADDHILRDLEPLFSAGGVNLVHNGHSHLWNRFRNADGVNWLETSNVGNSYGAYDASSGASRNLPENPDHIRQGDPGGLTPVVPTIAPLTDAAGKALPYVSSNDITVFSLLDSAAGVVRSYRFDTRQPNSAVVLFDEFPLA, encoded by the coding sequence ATGACCGAGAAGCACGTTGGCGACGCCCCCGTCGACGACTCCACAAGCCTCACCCGCCGTAACGTCCTCACCCTCGCCGGCGGCGCTGCCGTGGCCGCCGGGGTCGTCGGTGCCGCCGGTGTCGCCGTCCCGGCCGCCGCCGCGCCCGGTGCCGCCGGGTCGGACGACGCGCCCGCTCCCCGCCTCGGCGGCCGGCCGCTGCTCTGCGAGCCCTACCTGCTCGACCCGCAGTCGAGCGGCGTCCACGTCGTCTGGCACACCGAGGAGCACGGCACCACCCAGGTGGTGCTGGTCGGCTCGGCGGTCGCCGCCCTCGACGACCAGTCCGTCCTCGATGCGGCCACCGGCAGCAGGGCCGCCGGCTCCGGCTGGCGTCGGGTCGTCGCCGAGACCACCCGGCTGAGCCGTACCCGGGAGGACGCCTCCTCGGCGGTCCCCGACCGCAAGTACAGCGCGGTGCTGGACCGGCCGGTGTACCGGCACCTGGCCCGGGTGACCGGCCTGCGGGCCGGCGAGCGTACGCCGTACCGGGTGGTCTCCGTCGACCACCTGGGTCGGGCCACGGTGACCGCCGCCTACTCCCTGGCCCCGGCGGTGCCCCGGCGCAAGCCGGTCCGCCTGCTGCTCACCAGCGACCACCAGCTCAAGACGATGACCCCGGCCAACCTGGAGAAGGTCGCCGAGACCGCCGGGGTACGCCTCGACGGCGTCCTCGTCGCCGGGGACCTGGTCAACGTGCCGGACCGCGCCAGTGAGTGGTTCGACAGCACCACCGGCCTGGCGTTCTTCGCCGGGCTGACCGGGCGGGCCGAGCGGACGATCGCCGGGCGCACCTACCGGGGCGCGCCGCTGATCCAGCACTCGCCGATCTACCCGGCGATCGGCAACCACGAGGTGATGGGCCGCTGGTCCGACACGGCCGGCCTGGACAGCCAGTTCAACGACCCGCAGCCGATCGAGGTGGCCCGCCGCCGCTGGCAGGAGACCCGGCCGGCCGGCATCGACGAGCAGACCTGGCTGGCCCAGCAGTCCTGGGACGTCACCACGTACGAGGAGATGTTCCCGTACCCGCGCAGCGCCGAGGGCGGACCGCGCTGGTGGTCCCGGACCATCGGCGACGTGCACCTGATCACCCTCTTCGCCACCCAGATCTGGCGTTCCGGGGCGGCCAACACCCGGGGCAAGTTCTCCGAGGCCCCGGCCGACCTCGCCGACGAGTCGAAGTGGGGCTACGGGCAGTTCATCTTCGAGCCGGTGCGGAAGGGCTCGCGGCAGTACCGCTGGCTGGAGCGGGAACTGGCCTCCAGCACGGCCCGCCAGGCGAAGTACCGGGTGGTGATGTACCACCACCCCGGCCACGGCCTGGGCGACAACTCCGCGCCGCCGTTCACCGACCCGGTACAGACGATCACCCGTGACCCGGCGACCGGCGCGGTGACCGGGGTGAGCTACCGCTACCCGCTCGCCGACGACCACATCCTGCGCGACCTGGAGCCGCTCTTCTCGGCGGGCGGGGTGAACCTGGTCCACAACGGTCACTCGCACCTGTGGAACCGGTTCCGCAACGCCGACGGGGTGAACTGGCTGGAGACGTCGAACGTCGGCAACAGCTACGGCGCGTACGACGCGTCCAGCGGGGCGTCCCGCAACCTGCCGGAGAACCCCGACCACATCCGGCAGGGCGACCCGGGTGGCCTGACCCCGGTGGTGCCGACCATCGCGCCGCTGACCGACGCCGCCGGCAAGGCCCTGCCCTACGTGTCCAGTAACGACATCACCGTCTTCTCGCTGCTGGACTCGGCGGCCGGGGTGGTGCGCTCGTACCGCTTCGACACCCGTCAGCCCAACTCGGCGGTGGTGCTCTTCGACGAGTTCCCCCTCGCCTGA
- a CDS encoding endonuclease, translating to MNIRSMVRSRTGRMVAAVALAVGVAVPVVVTSASAATPLTVAQALAAQDGRTATVTGYVIGQPTSTTTVLRSGFTADTAIAIADSASETSTGRMLYVQVTAAYRSTFGLLTNPSLRGKLVTTTGTLTAYFAHGGLKDPTAMSLAGSTPPPTSSPTPSPTTTTPGGGYDDTYYATAIGKTGSALRSSLHSIIKVQTKISYDQVWEALKDTDQDPANANNVILLYSGRSQSKSTNGGGVNDWNREHVWAKSHGDFGTSTGPGTDVHHLRPEDVSVNSTRGNKDFDNGGSPVSEAPGSYTDADSFEPRSAVKGDVARMIMYMAIRYEGTDGWPNLELNNSVNNGSAPYHGKMSVLLQWHQADPPDAFEKRRNQRIYERWQGNRNPFIDHPEWAASIWS from the coding sequence ATGAATATTAGGAGCATGGTCCGCTCGCGGACCGGGCGGATGGTCGCCGCCGTCGCACTGGCCGTCGGGGTGGCGGTGCCCGTCGTGGTGACGTCGGCCTCGGCCGCGACCCCCCTCACCGTGGCCCAGGCGCTCGCCGCCCAGGACGGCCGCACGGCGACCGTGACCGGGTACGTCATCGGCCAGCCCACGTCCACCACGACGGTTCTCCGGTCGGGCTTCACCGCCGACACCGCGATCGCCATCGCCGACTCGGCCAGTGAGACCAGCACGGGCCGGATGCTCTACGTCCAGGTCACCGCCGCGTACCGGAGCACGTTCGGGCTGCTCACCAATCCCAGTCTGCGCGGAAAACTGGTCACCACGACCGGCACGCTGACCGCGTACTTCGCCCACGGCGGGCTGAAGGACCCGACCGCGATGAGCCTCGCCGGCAGCACACCACCGCCGACGTCGTCACCGACACCGAGCCCGACGACGACCACCCCGGGTGGCGGCTACGACGACACGTACTACGCCACCGCGATCGGCAAGACCGGCAGCGCCCTGCGCAGCTCGCTGCACTCGATCATCAAGGTGCAGACGAAGATCTCCTACGACCAGGTGTGGGAAGCGCTCAAGGACACCGACCAGGACCCGGCGAACGCGAACAACGTCATCCTGCTCTACTCCGGACGCTCGCAGAGCAAGAGCACCAACGGCGGCGGGGTCAACGACTGGAACCGCGAGCACGTCTGGGCCAAGTCGCACGGCGACTTCGGCACCTCGACCGGGCCGGGCACCGACGTGCACCACCTGCGCCCGGAGGACGTCTCGGTGAACTCGACCCGGGGCAACAAGGACTTCGACAACGGCGGCAGCCCGGTCAGCGAGGCCCCCGGCAGCTACACCGACGCCGACTCGTTCGAGCCGCGCAGCGCGGTCAAGGGTGACGTCGCGCGGATGATCATGTACATGGCCATCCGGTACGAGGGCACCGACGGCTGGCCGAACCTGGAGCTGAACAACTCGGTCAACAACGGCAGCGCGCCGTACCACGGGAAGATGTCGGTGCTGCTCCAGTGGCACCAGGCCGACCCGCCGGACGCCTTCGAGAAGCGCCGCAACCAGCGGATCTACGAGCGCTGGCAGGGCAACCGCAACCCGTTCATCGACCACCCGGAGTGGGCCGCCTCGATCTGGAGCTGA